One Flagellimonas sp. CMM7 genomic region harbors:
- the bioB gene encoding biotin synthase BioB, which yields MSTTRHNWTKEEILNIYNRPMMELLYDAATIHRKNHDPNTVQVSTLLSIKTGGCPEDCGYCPQAARYHTDIEGNDLMTVSHVKAQALRAKESGSSRVCMGAAWRNVKDGPEFDQVLEMVRTINKLDMEVCCTLGMITENQAKRLAEAGLYAYNHNLDTSEDYYKDVISTRAFEDRLETIDNVRKSNVTVCSGGIIGMGEQLEDRAGMLVALASLNPQPESVPINALVAVEGTPMEDIAPISIWEMVRMVATTRIVMPETQVRLSAGRTEMSREGQAMCFFAGANSIFAGDKLLTTPNPDVNEDMEMFKLLGLNPQKPFTKISQPKTVEASDSEYESLGEKPKWTRPGHTIERNEEAKQKPNLVAKE from the coding sequence ATGAGTACTACAAGACACAACTGGACAAAGGAAGAAATCCTTAATATATATAACAGACCAATGATGGAGCTGCTTTACGATGCGGCAACTATCCATCGTAAAAATCATGACCCAAACACGGTACAGGTTTCCACATTACTTTCTATAAAAACAGGAGGTTGTCCAGAGGACTGTGGGTATTGCCCCCAAGCGGCGCGTTATCACACAGATATTGAAGGGAACGATTTAATGACCGTTTCTCATGTAAAGGCGCAGGCTTTAAGAGCTAAGGAATCCGGAAGTTCAAGGGTGTGTATGGGAGCAGCATGGAGAAATGTAAAGGATGGTCCAGAATTTGACCAGGTCTTAGAAATGGTTCGTACCATCAACAAATTGGATATGGAAGTTTGTTGTACCTTGGGAATGATTACTGAAAATCAAGCAAAAAGATTAGCGGAAGCTGGCTTGTATGCCTATAATCACAACTTGGACACTTCCGAGGACTATTACAAAGATGTAATTTCTACCCGCGCTTTTGAGGATAGACTGGAGACCATAGATAATGTAAGGAAGAGCAATGTTACTGTCTGCAGTGGAGGAATTATAGGAATGGGAGAGCAGTTGGAAGATCGTGCCGGAATGTTGGTAGCTTTAGCTTCTTTAAATCCGCAACCAGAATCCGTGCCAATAAATGCATTAGTTGCTGTAGAAGGCACACCTATGGAAGATATAGCCCCTATCTCTATCTGGGAAATGGTCAGGATGGTAGCAACTACAAGAATTGTAATGCCAGAGACTCAGGTTAGGTTATCTGCAGGGCGTACAGAGATGAGCAGAGAAGGACAAGCCATGTGCTTTTTTGCTGGGGCCAATTCTATTTTTGCCGGGGATAAATTGCTGACTACTCCAAATCCTGATGTGAATGAGGACATGGAAATGTTCAAACTTTTGGGATTGAATCCACAAAAACCTTTCACTAAAATCTCACAGCCCAAAACTGTTGAAGCTTCAGATTCTGAATATGAGTCATTAGGGGAGAAACCCAAATGGACCCGTCCAGGGCATACTATTGAACGCAATGAAGAAGCAAAACAAAAGCCCAATTTAGTTGCCAAGGAATGA
- a CDS encoding HU family DNA-binding protein — translation MTKADIVTRISEKLGIEKGDVQATVESFMEEVKSSLENGDNVYLRGFGSFIIKTRAEKTGRNISKNTTIKIPAHNIPAFKPAKVFVEGVKSNVQVK, via the coding sequence ATGACGAAAGCAGATATTGTAACTAGAATCTCAGAAAAACTAGGTATTGAAAAAGGAGACGTACAAGCAACGGTAGAATCGTTTATGGAGGAGGTTAAATCGTCCTTGGAGAATGGTGATAATGTTTATTTAAGAGGTTTCGGAAGTTTTATCATTAAGACAAGAGCGGAAAAAACAGGTAGAAACATTTCTAAGAACACTACCATTAAAATTCCCGCACACAATATTCCTGCCTTCAAACCAGCAAAAGTGTTTGTTGAAGGTGTAAAGAGCAACGTTCAAGTAAAATAA
- a CDS encoding single-stranded DNA-binding protein, with protein MSGTLNKVMLIGHLGDEVKIHYFEGGNCIGRFPLATNETYTNRQTGEKVTNTDWHNIVVRNKAAEICEKYLSKGDKVYLEGRLKNRQWQGEDGNTRYTTEVHVQDFTFLSTKKESMANTQQSSGPAVQNDPVKPTEPAPVDGTEQDDDLPF; from the coding sequence ATGAGCGGGACATTAAATAAAGTGATGCTAATTGGGCATTTGGGAGACGAAGTAAAAATCCATTATTTTGAAGGAGGCAACTGTATTGGAAGATTTCCTTTGGCCACCAATGAAACCTATACCAATAGACAAACGGGAGAGAAAGTCACCAACACGGATTGGCATAATATTGTTGTAAGAAATAAAGCTGCTGAAATATGTGAAAAATACCTGAGCAAAGGAGATAAGGTATATTTAGAAGGAAGGTTGAAAAACCGACAATGGCAAGGTGAAGATGGCAATACCAGGTATACTACAGAAGTACATGTTCAGGATTTTACATTCTTGTCCACTAAGAAGGAGAGTATGGCTAATACACAACAGTCCTCAGGACCAGCAGTGCAAAACGACCCTGTTAAACCTACAGAA
- a CDS encoding beta-ketoacyl synthase N-terminal-like domain-containing protein, whose translation MLKEPISITAISSISSLGNSSEEIWNSYLDDNHYLSQITIGEQNVWGSTVSNKIRLDIENLRESDSKYRELDDSVLFAMYSARHVVSDAGWDEHTDFGINIGSSRGATSLFEKYHEEFLREGKSSTLSSPTTTLGNISSWVAHDLKSKGPDISHSITCSTALHALLNGVAWIQSGMADKFLIGGSEAPLTPFTIAQMQALKIYSEDTGEFPCRAFDLEKKQNTMVLGEAAAMACLEKGKKNSTLALIEGIGFATEPLEHNVSISADALCFQQSMKMALGDLHPDEVDAIVMHAPGTVKGDLSEFKAIEKVFCNKTPFLTTNKWKVGHTFGASGMLSVEMAILMLQYQQVIKVPKIAYNTIPNTIQRIIINAVGFGGNAVSILLKKTNSL comes from the coding sequence ATGTTGAAAGAACCAATTTCGATAACAGCGATATCCTCAATTTCTTCACTTGGAAATTCTTCAGAAGAAATATGGAATTCCTATTTAGACGATAATCATTATTTGTCCCAAATAACCATTGGCGAACAAAATGTTTGGGGATCAACAGTCTCAAACAAAATAAGATTAGACATTGAAAATCTAAGGGAATCAGATTCCAAGTACAGAGAGTTGGACGATTCGGTTCTTTTTGCAATGTATTCCGCTAGGCATGTAGTTTCTGATGCAGGTTGGGATGAGCATACCGATTTTGGAATCAATATTGGTTCATCTCGCGGAGCCACTTCACTTTTTGAAAAGTATCATGAGGAATTTTTAAGAGAGGGAAAATCTTCTACGCTATCTTCACCAACTACAACTTTAGGTAACATATCATCCTGGGTTGCCCATGATTTAAAATCCAAAGGCCCGGACATTTCACACTCCATCACATGTTCAACTGCTTTACATGCCCTTTTAAATGGTGTTGCTTGGATTCAAAGTGGTATGGCGGACAAGTTTTTAATAGGAGGTAGTGAAGCTCCATTAACACCCTTTACCATTGCTCAAATGCAAGCTTTAAAGATATACTCCGAAGATACGGGAGAGTTTCCGTGCAGAGCTTTTGATTTAGAAAAAAAGCAAAATACGATGGTTTTGGGAGAAGCCGCAGCAATGGCGTGTTTAGAAAAAGGCAAAAAAAACAGTACACTTGCTTTGATAGAAGGAATAGGGTTTGCAACAGAACCTTTGGAGCATAACGTTTCTATTTCCGCCGATGCGCTATGTTTTCAACAATCTATGAAGATGGCTTTGGGAGATTTACATCCAGATGAGGTAGATGCCATAGTGATGCATGCACCAGGAACAGTTAAAGGTGATTTATCTGAATTTAAAGCAATAGAAAAAGTTTTTTGTAACAAAACCCCTTTTTTAACTACCAATAAATGGAAAGTAGGTCATACTTTTGGTGCTTCGGGGATGTTAAGTGTCGAAATGGCAATTTTAATGTTACAGTACCAACAAGTCATAAAAGTCCCTAAGATAGCCTACAATACCATACCCAATACAATACAAAGAATAATAATAAACGCCGTGGGTTTTGGTGGAAATGCTGTGAGTATTCTTTTAAAAAAGACAAATTCTTTATAA
- the mutY gene encoding A/G-specific adenine glycosylase, which translates to MSFSLKILKWYDEHKRELPWRATRDPYKIWLSEIMLQQTRVAQGTPYYHKFLEAFPTVYDLANAKEDEVLKLWQGLGYYSRARNLHATAKIVVEQYKGEFPNTYKELKELKGVGDYTASAIASICFDVPEPVVDGNVYRVLSRYFGVDLPINSPKGIQHFKQLARDVMNTENIRDYNQGIMEFGAIQCAPKKPYCLLCPLNDSCVALKENKVGQLPVKLKKTKVKDRYFNYLVVLDSNKNTLLEQRQGRGIWQNLYQFPLLESEKILELNELHEQMSKESSLPVSQTVTLFNEQAIVHKLSHQHLHTKFWILETKDAIEGGVSWEQIHTFPVPVLIADFIKTFKI; encoded by the coding sequence ATGTCTTTTTCCTTAAAAATCTTGAAATGGTACGATGAACATAAACGTGAACTTCCATGGAGAGCTACCAGAGATCCATACAAGATTTGGCTTTCTGAAATTATGTTGCAGCAAACACGTGTTGCACAAGGAACACCTTATTATCACAAGTTTTTGGAAGCTTTTCCTACGGTCTACGATCTTGCAAATGCAAAAGAGGACGAGGTTTTAAAGCTCTGGCAAGGTTTGGGATACTATTCTAGGGCTAGAAACCTTCATGCAACCGCAAAAATAGTGGTTGAGCAATATAAAGGTGAATTTCCCAACACTTATAAGGAACTAAAAGAACTAAAAGGAGTTGGAGATTATACCGCCAGTGCTATCGCATCCATTTGTTTTGATGTGCCTGAACCCGTTGTAGATGGTAATGTATATCGTGTTTTGTCTAGGTATTTTGGAGTGGATTTACCTATAAACAGTCCAAAAGGGATTCAACATTTTAAGCAATTGGCGCGAGATGTAATGAATACGGAAAATATTAGAGACTACAATCAAGGTATCATGGAATTCGGGGCGATACAATGTGCCCCAAAAAAACCATACTGCTTATTGTGTCCTTTAAATGATAGTTGCGTGGCCCTAAAAGAAAACAAAGTAGGCCAGTTACCGGTAAAACTTAAAAAAACCAAAGTTAAAGATAGATATTTTAATTATTTGGTTGTTTTGGATTCTAATAAGAACACTTTATTGGAACAAAGACAAGGTAGAGGAATATGGCAAAACCTATATCAGTTTCCTTTATTGGAATCAGAAAAAATACTGGAATTGAATGAATTACATGAGCAAATGTCCAAAGAATCTAGTTTGCCCGTTTCGCAAACGGTAACACTATTTAATGAGCAAGCTATAGTGCACAAACTATCCCATCAACACTTGCATACAAAGTTTTGGATTTTGGAAACAAAGGACGCAATTGAAGGGGGGGTTTCATGGGAACAGATTCATACTTTTCCCGTTCCGGTTTTGATTGCCGATTTCATCAAAACATTTAAAATTTAG
- a CDS encoding cupin-like domain-containing protein, whose protein sequence is MELNLEQIPREQTLSKKEFIRKYFKPQKPVVIENFVEDWPAYSKWNLEYMKDIAGEKIVPLYDDRPVKHDEGFNEPHARMKMKDYIELLKSEPTKYRIFLWNVLKEVPQLQDDFTYPNFGLRLMKRLPMLFFGGSNSHTFMHYDIDLANIFHFHFEGKKQCILFSQSETKFLYKIPHSLITREDIDFAKPDLKKWPALKNAKGHKTQLEHGNVLYIPEGYWHHMKYMTPGFSLSLRAIARNPKNFGKAAYNILFMRHFDNLMRRLKGQEWIDWKNEKAIKRTHSALIQE, encoded by the coding sequence TTGGAGCTCAACCTTGAACAAATTCCTCGAGAACAAACACTTTCAAAGAAAGAGTTCATCCGTAAGTATTTCAAGCCACAAAAGCCAGTGGTGATAGAGAACTTTGTTGAGGATTGGCCAGCATATTCTAAGTGGAACTTGGAATATATGAAGGACATTGCAGGAGAGAAAATTGTCCCGCTCTATGATGATAGACCTGTAAAGCATGATGAAGGGTTTAACGAACCCCATGCTAGGATGAAGATGAAAGACTATATTGAACTTTTAAAAAGTGAACCTACAAAATATCGTATTTTTCTTTGGAATGTTTTAAAGGAAGTCCCGCAACTGCAAGACGACTTCACATATCCTAACTTTGGCCTAAGACTAATGAAAAGATTGCCGATGTTATTTTTTGGAGGGAGTAACTCGCATACATTTATGCATTATGACATTGATTTGGCCAACATTTTCCATTTTCATTTTGAAGGAAAGAAACAATGTATTCTTTTTTCACAATCAGAAACAAAATTCTTGTATAAGATTCCACATTCTTTAATTACTAGGGAGGATATAGATTTTGCAAAACCAGATTTAAAAAAATGGCCGGCATTAAAAAATGCCAAAGGCCATAAAACGCAATTGGAGCATGGGAATGTGCTATATATACCGGAAGGATATTGGCATCATATGAAATATATGACACCAGGGTTTTCCTTAAGTTTAAGGGCGATTGCCAGGAATCCAAAAAACTTTGGAAAAGCGGCTTATAATATTCTTTTTATGCGTCATTTTGATAATCTAATGCGCAGACTCAAAGGACAAGAATGGATCGATTGGAAGAATGAAAAAGCAATTAAGCGTACACATAGTGCACTAATTCAAGAATAG
- a CDS encoding ribonuclease E/G has translation MNRELIVRSSPEAVDFALLKDGKLIELHKDEDDNNFSVGDIFLAKIRKPVTGLNAAFVNVGYEKDAFLHYHDLGPQLSSMLQFIKKVRTGKLKDYSLKDFPFEKDIDKNGSINEVIKANQSLLVQIVKEPISTKGPRISSELSLAGRYLVMVPFSDRVSVSQKIGSKEEKDRLIRLVKSIKPKGFGVIIRTVAEGKKVAELDKDLQNLSSKWMKMCRRLQKAPHPSKVLVELNRASSILRDVFNDSFTGIHVDDETLYNQIKDYLHEIAPQKESIVKHYSGTSPIFEKFGIERQIKTSFGRTASMSRGAYLVIEHTEALHVIDVNSGNRSNKAKNQEDTALEVNLSAASEIARQLRLRDMGGIIVVDFIDMIKGDHRRKLFDHLRDEMKDDRAKHKILPPSKFGLVQITRQRVRPEMNIKTSEENPNGSGTEVEAPIVLIDKINVDLERIMKGNQKENGIILNIHPFIAAYLTKGFPSPRYKWFLDYKKWVKIQPRDAYTYLEYRFKNKDGKTIR, from the coding sequence GTGAATAGAGAGTTAATTGTTAGATCTAGCCCGGAAGCAGTCGATTTTGCCTTACTAAAGGATGGAAAACTTATAGAATTACACAAAGATGAGGATGACAACAATTTTTCCGTAGGGGATATTTTCTTAGCTAAGATAAGAAAACCCGTTACCGGTCTAAATGCGGCATTCGTAAATGTAGGTTATGAAAAAGATGCGTTCCTGCACTATCATGACCTAGGTCCGCAATTATCATCCATGTTGCAATTCATAAAAAAAGTTAGAACGGGAAAGTTAAAAGACTATTCCTTGAAAGATTTTCCATTTGAAAAAGATATAGACAAGAATGGCAGTATTAACGAAGTTATTAAGGCCAATCAGTCATTATTGGTACAGATTGTAAAAGAACCCATTTCCACCAAAGGACCAAGAATAAGCTCAGAACTTTCCTTAGCAGGGCGTTATTTGGTTATGGTTCCATTTTCTGACCGTGTTTCCGTATCACAAAAAATAGGAAGCAAAGAAGAAAAAGATAGGCTAATACGTCTTGTAAAGAGTATTAAGCCCAAAGGTTTTGGCGTAATTATACGTACCGTTGCAGAAGGCAAAAAAGTTGCAGAACTAGACAAAGATCTTCAGAATTTATCATCCAAATGGATGAAAATGTGCAGGAGACTGCAAAAAGCACCTCATCCATCCAAAGTATTGGTAGAGCTAAACAGAGCTTCTTCCATATTAAGAGATGTCTTTAACGATTCCTTTACAGGAATACATGTTGACGATGAAACGCTTTATAATCAAATCAAGGATTATTTACATGAAATCGCACCCCAAAAGGAGTCTATTGTAAAACATTATTCTGGCACATCTCCAATTTTTGAAAAATTTGGAATTGAACGTCAAATAAAGACTTCCTTTGGTCGAACGGCTTCCATGAGCCGAGGAGCTTATCTTGTTATAGAACATACAGAAGCGCTTCACGTAATTGATGTGAACAGTGGTAACCGTTCTAATAAAGCTAAAAATCAAGAAGATACTGCCCTGGAAGTAAATCTTTCAGCAGCATCCGAAATAGCACGACAGCTTCGCCTTCGTGACATGGGTGGAATTATTGTTGTCGATTTCATTGATATGATCAAAGGTGATCACAGAAGAAAATTGTTTGATCATTTAAGGGATGAAATGAAAGATGATAGGGCAAAGCACAAAATCTTGCCCCCCAGTAAATTTGGCCTGGTACAAATAACCAGACAAAGGGTTCGTCCAGAAATGAATATCAAGACAAGTGAGGAAAATCCAAATGGTTCAGGAACCGAAGTTGAAGCTCCCATAGTTTTAATAGACAAAATCAATGTTGATTTAGAGCGAATCATGAAAGGTAACCAAAAAGAGAATGGTATTATTTTGAATATACACCCTTTTATTGCTGCTTACTTAACTAAAGGATTTCCATCTCCACGCTATAAGTGGTTCTTAGATTATAAGAAATGGGTTAAAATTCAACCCAGAGATGCCTATACATACCTTGAATATCGTTTTAAAAACAAAGACGGTAAAACAATTAGATAA
- a CDS encoding regulatory protein RecX, translating into MISHKAYSLTEATKKLERYCAYQERCHKEVVEKLKGMRMIPEAIDQITTHLIQENFLNEERFSKSYARGKFTIKKWGKNRIVNELKLRQVSKFNIKSALAEINEEDYHRTLDELAKKRVTQISETNVQKKKKKLADYLLYRGWESNLVYEKLKELI; encoded by the coding sequence TTGATCAGCCATAAAGCATATAGCCTTACCGAAGCTACCAAGAAATTAGAGCGTTATTGTGCCTACCAAGAGCGTTGCCATAAAGAAGTAGTAGAAAAGCTAAAGGGCATGCGCATGATTCCAGAAGCTATAGATCAAATTACCACACACCTTATTCAAGAGAATTTCTTAAACGAGGAACGTTTTTCAAAAAGCTATGCTAGAGGAAAATTTACCATTAAAAAATGGGGCAAAAATCGTATTGTGAACGAATTGAAGCTACGTCAAGTATCAAAATTCAATATTAAAAGTGCCTTGGCAGAAATAAACGAAGAAGATTATCACAGGACCCTAGATGAACTTGCCAAAAAAAGGGTGACTCAAATCAGTGAAACCAACGTTCAAAAGAAAAAGAAAAAATTGGCCGATTATCTTCTCTATAGAGGCTGGGAAAGTAATCTAGTCTATGAAAAGCTAAAGGAACTCATATAA